From a single Blastocatellia bacterium genomic region:
- a CDS encoding S8 family serine peptidase: protein MKAFWLKSSLVTVLLLLVAVVGALPTRSDSGQQKPKLVVEQPSQKRGAATATPLAYRSPGARHKLVIPNADRELQQALQDAHVIAKARRFNAYSVVEVSSETLDRLAPQALERAQLRDDLNLVMLKRGQIDTTGQEPVVADDLRQTAGAAHALRLVQLFGPPTPEALAAVRSTGVRVVGYVPNNAYLVWGSTAQINRLGALRQRGDVVQWDGPYHPAYKIDPHIKLDSIAQTGMTVTVLDTPEAEATVARIKSASRAVLMPEYRTEGKLHVKVLTEALNVKAWAQLPDVLGIEPWSEPHPMDERANQIAAGQLTNETVNNVFFSRPSAPGYLAFLNSLGFTSDFNFAIDISDTGFDIGSDDPAKMHADFTDAAGLSRIAYLADFSGDAHTATTHDPEGHGTINASIAAGFNNKAGTAYNDASGYSYGLGAAPFARLGISKVFKDNGSFGQFSYGDLLANAYRSGARISSNSWGACNLDNGFCNLYSDDCATYDYLVRDTDPLQDGNQGMVILFAAGNDGDNGDKAASVAIPGSAKNTIAVGLSENVRGSASERDGCGLSQVSADNAQDVVFFSGFGPIQDGRAKPDLVAPGSHITGAASQDPIYDAANPNNLGVCDKYYPTGQKLYTWSSGTSHSTPLVAGAAALAFQWLRGQLSHDPSPAMVKALLLNSTSYLGGNFGNDSLPGPHQGWGLLNIGRMFEATDRVLYDQSPDRTFTQSGGAPFEITGVISDPTKEFRVMLAYTDAPGAEFSNAPFVNQLNLEVVIGGVVYQANNFNGQYSQAGGTVDFLNNTQGVRLPAGTTGPFVIRVKPTLIAGDGVPNSGGALDQDFALVVSNGHEAGVPVLAIDNTGDVSAGVSVKHSNNATDAALIPGEQAQITVTIANQSATTAADVTGASLSLTVGNQTVNAALAGDAIGMIAPGASKSSSAPFALQIPSALRCSSVAQLQLEVNTGAGKYKLPVRIRAGRASGTATTILDDDVDGGNVKWKMKKGFETTTRFAHSGTMSYHVVDPGKSENDALNALLFTKKSFNIPSNLGSVRLSFYHIFNFEPGFDGGILELSSDNGETWIDLGSRMLVGGYDGKVTSASSNPLGSRFAWTARGKAGVFSQVIVNLDDFVGQRIKLRFQAGFDEATGVLDGYQGWFIDDIRITATPFACGAAADVVQPADENVRQFWLRDPSGRPNRARIE from the coding sequence ATGAAAGCATTCTGGTTGAAATCATCGCTGGTTACTGTCCTATTGCTGCTGGTCGCCGTGGTCGGCGCGCTGCCGACGCGCTCTGACAGCGGGCAGCAGAAGCCCAAGTTAGTCGTCGAGCAGCCGTCACAGAAGCGCGGCGCGGCGACGGCGACGCCGCTCGCTTACCGCAGCCCTGGCGCACGCCATAAGCTCGTCATCCCGAACGCCGACCGCGAGCTTCAGCAAGCCTTGCAAGACGCCCACGTCATCGCCAAAGCGCGCCGCTTTAACGCTTATTCGGTGGTCGAAGTCAGCAGCGAGACGCTCGACCGGCTTGCCCCGCAGGCGCTTGAGCGGGCGCAGCTGCGCGACGATTTGAACCTCGTGATGCTCAAGCGCGGGCAGATTGACACCACAGGCCAGGAGCCCGTGGTCGCCGACGATTTGCGACAGACCGCGGGGGCGGCGCACGCCCTGCGCCTGGTGCAGTTGTTCGGGCCGCCGACGCCCGAAGCGCTGGCCGCCGTCCGCTCGACCGGCGTGCGCGTCGTCGGTTACGTCCCGAACAATGCTTACCTTGTCTGGGGCTCGACGGCGCAGATCAACCGCCTCGGCGCGTTGCGTCAGCGCGGTGATGTCGTGCAATGGGATGGGCCTTATCACCCGGCCTACAAGATCGATCCGCACATCAAGCTCGACTCCATCGCGCAGACCGGCATGACCGTCACCGTGCTCGACACGCCCGAAGCCGAAGCGACCGTGGCGCGGATCAAGTCGGCGTCGCGCGCCGTGCTGATGCCCGAGTACCGAACCGAAGGCAAGCTGCACGTCAAGGTGCTGACCGAAGCGCTCAACGTCAAAGCCTGGGCGCAACTGCCGGACGTCCTCGGCATCGAGCCGTGGTCCGAGCCGCACCCGATGGACGAGCGCGCCAACCAGATTGCCGCCGGCCAGTTGACCAACGAGACGGTCAATAATGTCTTCTTCAGCCGCCCGAGCGCGCCCGGCTATCTGGCCTTCTTGAACTCGCTCGGCTTCACCAGTGATTTCAACTTTGCCATTGACATCTCCGACACAGGCTTCGACATCGGCTCGGACGACCCGGCCAAGATGCACGCCGATTTTACCGACGCGGCGGGCCTGTCGCGCATCGCTTACCTCGCGGATTTCAGCGGCGACGCGCACACCGCGACGACCCACGACCCGGAAGGCCACGGCACGATCAACGCTTCAATCGCCGCCGGCTTCAACAACAAGGCGGGCACCGCTTATAACGATGCCAGCGGTTATTCCTACGGCCTCGGCGCGGCGCCGTTCGCGCGCCTCGGCATCTCGAAAGTCTTCAAGGACAATGGCAGCTTCGGGCAGTTCTCTTACGGCGACCTGCTGGCGAACGCCTATCGCAGCGGCGCGCGCATCTCCAGCAATAGCTGGGGCGCTTGTAATCTGGATAACGGTTTCTGCAACCTCTACAGCGACGACTGCGCGACCTATGATTATCTGGTGCGCGATACCGACCCGTTGCAAGACGGCAACCAGGGCATGGTGATCCTGTTTGCGGCGGGCAACGACGGCGACAACGGCGATAAGGCAGCGTCGGTCGCCATCCCTGGCAGCGCCAAGAATACCATCGCCGTCGGCCTGAGCGAGAACGTGCGCGGCTCGGCGAGCGAGCGCGACGGCTGCGGCCTCAGCCAGGTCAGCGCCGACAACGCGCAGGACGTGGTCTTCTTCTCGGGCTTCGGGCCGATTCAAGATGGCCGCGCCAAGCCCGATCTGGTCGCCCCCGGCTCGCACATTACCGGCGCGGCTTCGCAAGACCCGATCTACGACGCCGCCAATCCCAACAACCTCGGCGTCTGTGATAAATACTACCCGACAGGGCAGAAGCTCTACACCTGGTCGTCGGGCACCAGTCACTCGACGCCGCTGGTGGCGGGCGCGGCGGCGCTGGCGTTCCAGTGGCTGCGCGGCCAGCTCAGCCACGATCCTAGCCCGGCCATGGTCAAGGCCCTGCTGCTCAACTCGACCAGCTACCTCGGCGGCAATTTCGGCAACGACAGCCTGCCGGGGCCGCACCAGGGCTGGGGCCTGCTCAACATCGGGCGCATGTTTGAAGCCACAGACCGCGTTCTCTATGACCAATCGCCCGACCGCACCTTCACGCAATCGGGCGGCGCGCCGTTCGAGATCACCGGCGTCATCAGCGACCCGACGAAAGAGTTTCGCGTTATGCTGGCCTACACAGACGCGCCGGGCGCTGAGTTCAGCAACGCGCCGTTCGTCAATCAGCTTAACCTCGAAGTCGTCATCGGCGGCGTCGTCTATCAGGCGAACAATTTCAATGGCCAGTATTCGCAGGCCGGCGGCACGGTAGACTTTCTCAACAACACGCAGGGCGTGCGTCTGCCCGCGGGCACGACCGGGCCGTTCGTGATTCGTGTCAAGCCGACGCTGATCGCCGGCGACGGTGTGCCGAATTCCGGCGGGGCGCTCGACCAGGACTTTGCGCTGGTCGTCAGCAACGGGCACGAGGCCGGCGTGCCCGTGCTCGCCATTGACAACACTGGCGACGTGTCGGCGGGCGTCAGCGTCAAGCACAGCAACAACGCGACCGATGCCGCGCTGATCCCCGGCGAACAGGCGCAGATCACCGTAACCATTGCCAACCAGTCGGCGACTACTGCCGCCGATGTCACCGGGGCCAGCTTGTCGCTGACGGTCGGCAACCAGACTGTCAACGCCGCGCTGGCGGGCGATGCGATTGGCATGATTGCGCCGGGCGCGTCAAAGAGTTCGAGCGCGCCGTTCGCGTTGCAGATTCCTTCGGCGTTGCGTTGTAGCTCCGTCGCCCAATTGCAACTGGAAGTGAATACCGGCGCCGGCAAGTACAAGCTGCCGGTGCGCATTCGCGCGGGCCGAGCGAGCGGCACGGCGACGACGATCCTTGACGACGATGTTGACGGCGGCAACGTCAAGTGGAAGATGAAGAAGGGCTTTGAAACGACGACCCGCTTTGCGCATAGCGGCACCATGTCTTATCACGTGGTTGACCCTGGCAAATCGGAGAACGACGCGCTGAATGCGCTGCTCTTCACCAAGAAGTCGTTTAATATCCCCAGCAATCTCGGCAGCGTGCGCTTGTCGTTTTATCACATCTTCAACTTCGAGCCGGGCTTTGACGGCGGCATACTGGAGCTGTCGAGCGACAATGGCGAAACCTGGATAGACCTCGGCTCGCGCATGCTGGTCGGCGGTTATGACGGCAAAGTGACCTCGGCGTCGAGCAATCCGCTCGGCAGCCGTTTCGCGTGGACGGCGCGCGGCAAAGCAGGCGTCTTCAGTCAGGTGATCGTCAACCTCGACGACTTCGTCGGCCAGCGCATCAAGCTGCGGTTCCAGGCGGGCTTTGACGAAGCGACCGGCGTGCTTGATGGCTATCAGGGCTGGTTCATCGATGACATTCGCATCACCGCGACGCCGTTTGCCTGCGGCGCGGCTGCCGATGTCGTGCAACCGGCAGATGAGAATGTCCGACAGTTCTGGCTGCGCGACCCAAGTGGCCGGCCAAACCGCGCACGCATCGAATAG
- a CDS encoding glycosyltransferase family 87 protein: MIALSSLRARRAIAEVISCAFALVSLGYAVITAPGRGSDLVAFAATGREWLTGAFQFGTALVPLYPPFAVPFMALLTLFPSDALVIAGLLINLAATVAVVLLTVKLYGEHWPARVWLYLAACLLASAPYRVTLRMGQNSLLITALLLAALLAWQRKQRVLSGACLGLSLCKYSLTLPFLLYFFWKREWKVAGTALIVMVVLTEIFAWHLGMTFTAAITSWLRTTAEVQTAGQTAFTGATEIKPLIYSLTGENIALTSTLTIVVAVMGLAAMTLVFARRPQAVNVHFAILALYALWMAYHRTYDSVLCILPAALLIDWLLRGSFIRFSRFWLVGLGLLIISLPGLLTERLGLSEDRLANNLAGRLGLHIERLLVVGLFVSLLLLLWRSDPSPQTDAASGPFVALANQRG, encoded by the coding sequence ATGATCGCGCTTTCAAGCCTGCGAGCCAGGCGGGCCATTGCGGAGGTCATCAGCTGTGCCTTCGCGCTCGTTTCGCTGGGCTACGCAGTCATCACCGCGCCGGGGCGTGGCAGCGACCTGGTCGCTTTTGCAGCCACCGGCAGAGAGTGGCTCACGGGCGCCTTCCAATTCGGAACGGCGCTCGTGCCGCTTTATCCGCCGTTCGCCGTGCCATTCATGGCGCTGCTCACTTTATTCCCCTCTGACGCCCTGGTAATCGCAGGGCTGCTGATCAACCTCGCAGCCACAGTTGCTGTCGTCTTGCTAACCGTCAAGCTCTACGGCGAGCACTGGCCCGCGCGCGTCTGGCTGTACCTCGCCGCCTGCCTGTTGGCATCGGCCCCTTATCGTGTCACGCTGCGGATGGGCCAGAACAGCCTGCTGATCACCGCTCTGCTGCTCGCCGCGCTGCTGGCATGGCAACGAAAGCAGCGCGTGCTATCCGGCGCATGCTTGGGATTGTCGCTGTGCAAGTACTCGTTGACCCTGCCTTTCCTGCTCTACTTCTTTTGGAAGCGCGAGTGGAAGGTCGCAGGCACTGCGCTGATTGTTATGGTCGTGCTGACGGAGATTTTCGCATGGCATCTGGGCATGACGTTCACGGCAGCCATCACCAGTTGGCTGCGCACCACCGCCGAGGTTCAGACTGCCGGGCAGACGGCCTTCACCGGCGCGACTGAGATCAAGCCGCTCATCTACAGCCTGACCGGTGAAAACATCGCGCTGACTTCAACGCTGACCATCGTGGTCGCGGTAATGGGACTTGCCGCGATGACGCTGGTCTTCGCACGCCGACCGCAAGCGGTCAATGTACACTTCGCCATCCTGGCGCTATATGCGCTGTGGATGGCTTACCACCGGACTTACGATTCAGTGCTGTGCATCCTGCCCGCCGCGCTGCTGATCGATTGGCTGTTGCGGGGAAGCTTTATCCGCTTCAGCCGTTTCTGGCTGGTCGGATTGGGACTGTTGATCATCAGCCTCCCAGGGCTCTTGACTGAAAGACTGGGGCTGAGTGAAGACCGCTTGGCGAACAACCTCGCGGGGCGGCTCGGACTGCACATTGAAAGACTGCTGGTCGTCGGCCTCTTCGTGTCGCTGCTCTTGCTGCTGTGGAGGTCGGACCCGTCGCCACAGACCGACGCGGCAAGCGGGCCTTTCGTCGCACTGGCCAATCAACGCGGATAG
- a CDS encoding photosynthetic reaction center cytochrome c subunit family protein encodes MIAALVKRSIVALFIVAGILLVASHSQTTGAATLADGGELQQPQQPSAGGAQPQQLAEERFKNIQIFKGQPAGNVMRAMGFFTRSLGVECSFCHVPHQMDKDDKEEKKFARTMYQIVQYANKSIGKPRVSCYTCHAGHKEPEVPAEFSHATIDEMFKKAAAENSKPAETVYKNIQVLKGQPAGIVMPAMRLIAKELGVKCDFCHIVGQFDKDDKPQKTTARQMVGMMYGIAKEFTHGEVMIGCYTCHKGQPQPVSFPPQDTAKPEEKKSEEKKPNQ; translated from the coding sequence ATGATTGCAGCTTTAGTGAAACGCAGTATCGTGGCTCTGTTCATTGTCGCAGGGATTCTGCTGGTGGCGTCGCATTCGCAGACGACGGGCGCGGCGACCCTTGCGGATGGCGGCGAGTTACAGCAGCCACAGCAGCCAAGCGCCGGTGGCGCGCAGCCGCAACAGCTCGCCGAAGAGCGCTTCAAGAACATTCAAATCTTCAAAGGCCAGCCGGCTGGGAACGTCATGCGGGCGATGGGATTCTTCACCCGCTCGCTCGGCGTCGAATGCTCGTTCTGCCATGTCCCGCACCAGATGGACAAGGATGACAAGGAAGAGAAGAAGTTCGCGCGCACGATGTATCAGATCGTCCAGTACGCCAACAAGTCCATCGGCAAGCCGCGCGTCTCGTGCTACACCTGCCATGCCGGTCACAAGGAGCCGGAAGTGCCTGCCGAGTTCAGCCACGCGACCATCGATGAGATGTTCAAGAAGGCCGCCGCCGAAAACAGCAAGCCGGCTGAAACCGTCTATAAGAACATTCAGGTCCTCAAAGGCCAGCCCGCCGGCATCGTCATGCCCGCCATGCGGTTGATCGCCAAAGAACTCGGCGTCAAATGTGACTTCTGCCACATCGTCGGCCAGTTCGACAAGGACGACAAGCCGCAGAAGACCACCGCGCGCCAGATGGTCGGCATGATGTACGGCATCGCCAAGGAGTTCACTCACGGCGAGGTGATGATCGGCTGCTACACCTGCCACAAAGGTCAGCCGCAGCCGGTCTCCTTCCCGCCGCAAGACACGGCCAAACCGGAAGAGAAGAAGTCTGAGGAGAAGAAGCCGAATCAATGA
- a CDS encoding GspH/FimT family pseudopilin, whose protein sequence is MLRLKPTLPAKPGRRQRGFSIIEVAVILMVIGIAAAFIVPQALSWMRLYRLGVGSRNVATALQRARYLATSNNARAAVTISEAHRLRVEQYGQMAGAEAQVLTAIELPNGITIDEQAPRQVAFDGRGIVTPLPNEDLTIRVNSADGYYQNVVISPTGQVTLADPQKDKKT, encoded by the coding sequence ATGTTGCGACTCAAGCCAACCCTGCCAGCTAAACCCGGCCGCCGCCAGCGCGGTTTTTCGATCATTGAAGTGGCGGTCATCTTGATGGTGATCGGCATTGCCGCCGCCTTCATCGTGCCGCAAGCGCTCTCATGGATGCGGCTCTACCGGCTGGGCGTCGGCTCGCGAAACGTCGCCACCGCCTTGCAGCGAGCCCGCTACCTGGCGACTTCAAACAACGCCCGCGCCGCGGTCACGATCTCGGAAGCCCATCGCCTGCGCGTCGAGCAATACGGTCAGATGGCCGGCGCCGAAGCTCAGGTGCTGACGGCCATCGAATTGCCTAACGGCATCACGATTGACGAGCAAGCGCCCAGACAGGTCGCCTTTGACGGGCGCGGCATCGTCACGCCTTTGCCGAACGAAGACCTGACCATCCGCGTCAACAGCGCCGACGGTTATTACCAGAATGTCGTCATCTCGCCGACCGGCCAGGTGACGCTCGCCGATCCGCAGAAAGACAAGAAGACCTGA
- a CDS encoding R3H domain-containing nucleic acid-binding protein — translation MVLPPHIREALHRQGEIESLIEVVLDLGRQPEARYPGEARYLNDGVVTPEDLKYVESRVGRFTRDNRAGIERTLHRISAIRNRIGEIVGLTCRVGRAIFGTVDIIRDMVESGKSILLMGKPGVGKTTLLREAARVLADDLAKRVIVVDTSNEIAGDGDVPHPGIGRARRMQVPDPEHQHQIMIEAVENHMPEVIVIDEIGTAQEALAARTIAERGVQLIATVHGNTLENLMINPTLSDLVGGIQPVTLSDEEARRRGTQKTVLERKAPPTFDILIEIQHKDLLVIHRDVSDAVDTMLRGYLPRTELRERQDGGAFTITEPEQGQARSDGAARNGGPHRERQPAPPRRDGEPPGERKQKRLRIYPYAISRERLERAIGELGVPAIVTNDIAEADIVLTLKSHAKRQSQKLREARGRNVEVHILRNNTLPQMENFLSEVYGAARPSADEDAAMQEVEDAVLEVVEQRRPIELAPQPKHLRRLQHLYIERSGLQSESKGSEPMRRIVIYPR, via the coding sequence ATGGTTTTGCCGCCGCACATCCGCGAGGCGCTCCACCGGCAGGGCGAGATCGAATCGCTCATCGAAGTCGTTCTCGATCTCGGACGCCAGCCCGAAGCGCGCTATCCCGGCGAAGCCCGCTACCTCAACGACGGCGTCGTGACGCCCGAAGACCTGAAATATGTCGAGAGCCGCGTCGGGCGCTTTACGCGTGACAACCGCGCCGGCATCGAGCGCACCTTGCATCGCATCTCGGCCATCCGCAACCGCATCGGCGAGATCGTCGGGCTCACCTGCCGCGTCGGCCGCGCCATCTTCGGCACCGTCGACATCATTCGCGACATGGTCGAATCGGGCAAAAGCATTCTGCTGATGGGCAAGCCCGGCGTCGGCAAGACCACCTTGCTGCGCGAAGCGGCGCGCGTGCTGGCAGACGACCTGGCCAAGCGCGTCATTGTCGTTGACACCTCCAACGAGATCGCCGGCGACGGTGACGTGCCGCACCCCGGCATCGGTCGCGCCCGCCGCATGCAGGTTCCCGACCCTGAGCATCAACACCAGATCATGATCGAAGCGGTCGAGAATCACATGCCCGAAGTCATCGTCATTGACGAGATCGGCACGGCGCAGGAAGCGCTCGCGGCGCGCACCATCGCCGAGCGCGGCGTGCAATTGATCGCTACGGTTCATGGCAATACGCTCGAAAACCTGATGATCAACCCGACGCTCAGTGATCTGGTCGGCGGCATTCAGCCGGTGACGCTATCGGACGAAGAGGCGCGGCGGCGCGGCACTCAGAAGACGGTGCTGGAGCGCAAAGCGCCGCCGACCTTCGACATTCTTATCGAGATTCAGCACAAAGACCTGCTGGTGATTCACCGCGATGTCTCTGACGCGGTTGACACGATGCTGCGCGGCTACCTGCCGCGCACCGAATTACGCGAGCGCCAGGACGGCGGCGCCTTCACGATCACCGAGCCGGAGCAAGGTCAGGCGCGCTCGGACGGCGCGGCCCGCAACGGCGGCCCGCACCGCGAGCGCCAGCCGGCACCACCACGACGCGACGGCGAACCGCCGGGCGAGAGAAAACAGAAGCGGCTGCGCATCTATCCTTACGCCATCAGCCGCGAGCGCCTGGAGCGCGCCATTGGCGAGCTTGGCGTTCCGGCCATCGTCACCAACGACATCGCCGAAGCCGATATCGTCCTGACTTTGAAGTCGCACGCCAAGCGACAGTCGCAGAAGCTGAGGGAAGCGCGCGGGCGCAACGTCGAAGTTCACATCCTGCGCAACAACACGCTGCCGCAGATGGAGAATTTCTTGAGCGAGGTCTATGGCGCGGCCCGCCCCAGCGCCGACGAAGACGCGGCTATGCAGGAGGTCGAAGACGCCGTGCTCGAAGTCGTCGAGCAGCGGCGGCCCATCGAGCTAGCGCCGCAGCCCAAGCATCTCCGCCGCCTGCAACACCTCTACATCGAGCGCAGCGGCCTGCAATCGGAAAGCAAAGGCAGCGAGCCTATGCGACGGATCGTCATCTATCCGCGTTGA